The segment AGAATACTGTTCCCAGAATAGCCACAAGTTAAGTAATCTCTGTAAAATATCAGGACTATTTAGTAGGTGTAAAGCTTGTAGATAAAAACTTAGGGACTAAACGAGACTAACCTGTATCTTCAAGCTTCCAAATATCTCAGTGACAGTCTGGGCAAGTCAGACCAAGCAGCCAGAACAGCCTTCTGAATAAGCAAATTAATCGGCTGATGTCCCCGAGGTGCTCCTGCCGCAGCCTGCACGGAGTCTTGAAGGGCTCTTTCTCTTCCAGTGACACGGTCTCTTCAACTAGGGAGGTTCGCAGCTCTTCGTACtctgaaaacaagcaaacaaacaagcaaacaaaagtcgGTCACCTCAGATCTCGCAATCTTTACTTGGAGGATTTCCTGGGGCggaggctgagcccagcccgCAGCGGCGAGGGCCTGCGGTGGCTGCTCAATCGCGTTGGTTTTTCGGAGCTTGCGTGTAACCAGCGCCGCTCACCTGCgccggggcggggaggggcggccctgccctgccctgccccggtGCCACTGCAcggtgctgggcacagccaggttCGCAGGCGGCGGAGCTGAGCCGTGCCGGGCTGCCGCGGTCCCTCGGCTGCCGGGGCTCTCTGGGAGGCGGCAGCCGGGCTCCCCCGCCCCGAGGAGCAGGTAGGGGACCCCCGGGCCATGGCCCGGCCCCAGCGAGCCCTCGGCGAGGCGGGGCTCAGGCTGTGGCCGGCCCCGGAGAGCCGGGGGGAGGcagcgggcggcggggcccgggcagGTGCGGCCCGGAGCGCTGCTCTCCGTGGCCCCTGTGACAGGGCGGGCCGCCTCAGCCAGGCCGGGATTACCCGAGCGggagagccctggagctgctgcgcCGCTGGTGGCATTTTGCTCCGACGCCTCGCTTGTGGGCTGGGAGGTGGCTCGGAGCGAGGCGGTGTCTGCTGGGGGGACCGGGGACCGCTCGGGAGCAGGGGTGAGACCTCTCGTACAGGGTCAGCCCTGACCGCGGCTCGCTTCCCCACGGAAGGAGGGCGAGCGCCGGCCTTCGCAGCTGCCCCTCGGCCCTGAGCCCGGCGGGTCACCCTGCACcgcccagcagccacagctgttcCAGGGAATGCTTCCAGGAACGCGGCGCAATTTAAGTGAGGAGTGCTGGGAAATGATTTCCTGCCGTGCCCGCTGAGGGACGCCAGCGGCTGTCGCGATAGTCGCAGTGCGGTCACTGTATCCTGACGGGGCTAACTCAGCTCTTCCACACTGACTGGGGCTGGGCAGTGAAGGTATATATGCCTTTGctgtcatctttttttttcgTGATCAAAAGTGAGACACTTGATTCATCTCTCTAGAAGAGGCATGGTGTACCTTGCAGTTAATGAGAGCATTTaaggttttatatatatatacatacacacttatatatatatgcatttttatgatttaaaaTGTTGCTAGGCTTATATCCCAGAAGCAGTGTGATACTCTGACTTTCTGTTGCTTCTCTCTGTTCTAAGGACTGTTGGATGTTTGACTCAGTTTGTGCTTTTGAATAGGAGATCCAAATAAACCTGCCACAAGTTTGCCAAAATCAGTGAAACCTGTGATCCTTTGAAGTTTTGAGGAGATTTAGTTTTTTAACTGAGTAGATCAACTTTGAAAGAActgaaaagcagatgaaaaggTGGTTGtgaaaatttaatgaaaaaatttaatgaaaattatacCTACATGCCATCATTGACACCTTAATTGTAATTCAGGTGTGTGTAGCACTGAAGACCTCTTTCAGACAGTTGATGGGTTTTTCTGGTGGGGGGGAGGTTggttgtaataattttttttttaaactgcaattgataaagaatatttcttttcaggGTGAAACTTTATGTACATGGCTTCGCATATCTGAGATTTTTCACCCTTTGGAAAATCTGGGCAAAGATAACTAGAGCTGAAGTCTGTTGTGAATGATAAAGCTCCACAGGTCGATTGAGTGCTCAAGATGTGGACAGCATGgctgggaaaaggcagaaatttaGCTGTGTATCATGGCAGAATATGGTAGGAAAAACATTTGCAATTGGTTCTGTAGTCGTATATATGTTAGTTTCATCCTTATTTATGTGAATGCATGCACAGAGAAGAGCCTAATTTTGTTATTGTGTCTACCTTCcatagaaatgaaaatttttcatCGTGAAAAGTGGGAGGTGAGGGAGTCTCCTCAAAGTAGTGTGTATGGTTTTACACAAGGCCGTATATATGTTTGCAAGTCTTCTATGTTTACAAAAGGGCaaattataaatttaaataGATAGAGCAAGGTAATGTTGCAAGAGAACAGAGTTTGTGAAAAAACAATGATTCAGAGAGGTCATAAAGAAAATACCTGCTCATAAGTGGAGTCTATTCAATCCTGTTTTATCTTTAAATTATATATGTtgcaatattttcctttttttaaattaaaaagtataGATTTTTAAGAGTTACTGTGCATCATGAATAATGGAAAATGTTGTAGCTTTTGTACAAACACATATAACTGACCtcataatattttaaagttttgtgtATTTCTATGGTCAGGATTCTTTCAGGGACTCATCCCATCTTTGAGCTAGGCAAGAAAAGACCTGCCCGGTAATTTGAGCGGAAATTTGCaagaagggaggaggaaggagaaagggaagaagggaagcaGGCACTGCAAGAAGCAGTGAGGGTGACTCAATACATGGCACACTTCTGAGTCAGTCTGGTGGAGTAAGACACAGCAGCCGGAAATGTCATCTTCAACTCTTGTAGAAAATGGTGATCAGCTCGATGTTTGTCACAACAGGATGGAGCTCTCCTGCTCACACTTCAGCTGGAATAGTTGCATTTGTCCTCTCACTGTGCTGTAAAACACTGGTAGgctgaatagaaaaaaaaaaccaaacagaaaagcagGTCAGGTTAAGGAACAAGCTCGCCAGGGGCATGCAACTGAGAGATCCTTCTCCAAACATGTTAGGGATCAGAGGACCACTAAAGAGTCCTGAAAATCATTctcaaatatataaataagcatgtaaaaaataaatgcctgGATTTTAGGTGTAGAAACATCACTACTAGAGTCCCAAACAACTTTTCTGCTCAGCATGTATTTTGATGATCTAGACAGAGGGAATCTGTTTCAGTGGCAGAACTTGTGAACAATACAAAGCTATTTAGGCTAGAACATGGAGGTGTAAATTGCAAAGAATGGCACAAAGATGTCACAGTAGTAAATGACTGGGTAATAATAGCAGGAAAAAATTGTTGAagagaaatataaagaaaattttaaatgaaaccATATGGCCAAAATCCTAACATCATGTGCTCAACAGCTGACTGAGTTTGCCTGATTCTTAGCACCCAATGATGAGATCTTGAAATTTTACTGCATAGGCCCATGGAACTATCAGATGAATACTCAGTAGTACTCAAAGAACGAAGATATGGTTAGAAAtcattacaggaaaaaaaatcagaaaaaaccAATAATCATCTTTGTTTATAAATCCATAGTGCACTCATGTTTTGGAGACTGTATGCAAGTCCTGTCCTGTCTTCCCCATCTCAAACGGGTTATAGCATAATTGGATGCAGTACAGAAGTGGGAGGCAAAAAAAGTCAGAATTATGACATCAGATTCCATCTAAGGGAGAGTTAGAGAACCTACGACTGTAGCTTAGGAAAGCAAGAAGTAGGAAGGAATCTGCTAAAGATGTAAGAAACCAACTGCTTGACAAGCTGAAGTAGGAGATGTTCACTCATTTTGTTTTTCGTTCTAGTTAATAATTAGGAGCTGTCAGGTAAAATAAGCAGGTAACAGGCTCAAAACAAGTCAAAGACAATTCTTGTACTTAATATGTCCTCTTTAAACTGTGTAATTCCTGTAATTGTGTAATGCAAATGTTTACTTTAAATGATGGAAGTTCATATTGGAAAGCACTAATTGTgagtttccttttcatttcagcagggaaacatcacAGCAAAAACACTGTTTTCATGTAACATTGCAACAGCATTTCTGTCTTTAATTATTGCAAGTAAGTCTGTTGGTGGCTATGGAAAGTTTTGTTCTGAACTTTTtgtggaactttttttttttcacacaagTAATACTAAGTGAAGTTACTTTCTGAAATAATTACTTTCTGAAGTGAAAATAACTGTAATAGTGAAATTTGCATGTGTGCCAATGAGTTCTTTCAAATTGTCCCAAGAGCAGGAACATATAAAACGTAACATGTGGTATTTTATGTTCTAACTTAaaacagaatcatttaggttggaaaggagctCTTGACACCTTACCTTACAGGGTCAAGGTTTTGAAAATCTCTGCAGATCGAAACTCCACAATGTCTTTGGGCATCTTGTTCCACTGTTTGATCACTGTTACAATAAAAAAGGTCTTTTTTGTGTTCAGATAGAATGTTTTATGTTTCAATTTGTGctcattgcctcttgtcctgtcagtgGGCAATGCTGGCAAAagtctgtctcttttttcttctttccctcccaTCAGGTATTTACATACATTGATAAGATACACAcactcctttctccttccttcctcctttctccttccttcctcctttctccttccttcctccttcctccttcctccttcctccttcctccttcctccttcctccttcctccttcctccttcctccttcctccttcctccttcctccttcctccttcctccttcctccttcctccttcctccttcctccttcctccttcctccttcctccttcctccttcctccttcctccttcctccttcctccttcctccttcctccttcctccttcctccttcctccttcctccttcctccttcctccttcctgttCCTGCTCTTTCATCCTCTACTCAAGTGAGAGGTGCTCCACTCCCTTAATCAAGTTTGTGCTGGACTCTTTCCAGTAGATTCAATCTGTCATGTCCAAATGCATCCCAGGACACTGTTAGCCTTCTTTGGCTATGAGGGGGCATTGGTGGCTCATGATCAGTGTGTGGTCTACCAGGACTCAAATGTTCTCTGCAGATCCACTTTCCTGCTGAGTAGTCTTTAGCATGTGCTGGTGTCTCTCACACTGTTTCAGAACATTAGCATTAAGTGGCAGGAAAAGAATTATCAGTTCCTGTGGCCATAGCACTTCATAATAATCACAGTTATTATGGGGCATTCAACACAGATACCTGAGTAATTCAATATTTGGATAAGTAATTTGGAAAAGATCTGTAATGAGGCAATGAGAACAGTGGATGACACAAAATTATTCTTTGGTAGTTAAAACTGATGCTTGTTATGCAGAGGGTGTCTGGATATCAAATAGTTTAGTCATTTAGTTTAGAATGTCAGTAAAAGCAGGTAGATAGGAAGAGGCATGAAAGGGTCATGCAGAGATAGCAGAAGCAAATATGATGTATGTGTGTGATGTGagcattaaattaattaatagcCACTtgagaaaatgctgctttgaTATCTCTGGATGCTCTCTGGAATCCTTAAATCTGTCATCAGTGGTAAGCAGAAAATTTTtggaaagctgcagagcagggaacagaAAGCCTCATTGTGCTAATCTTTAACCCCACAGTGACTGTGCCAGTTGAACTCAGCAGTTCTGGTCATTCCATCTCAGAAAGATGGTATCAGAAGAGGTGGAGAGATGAGTGACAATGTTGTCTGATATGGGATGGCTTCCATATGAGAAGTCTCTAAATGAAGGAGGACTCTGAGGTAAAGAGACAGAAGCAAGATGGGATGAAGGTCTATAAAATGTAAATGCCATAGAATTGGCAGATGAGAGGAAGTTTACCATTTCTCATAGCAAGAAATGCATGATACTCAGTTTATAAAAGCCAGCGAATATTTCTTCATACAGaacataaaaggaaagaaagagactGAAATCAGAGTAGTATTGTATTTGTCGTGTTCTCCTCTCTTCTGCACATTTGGCACTGATAGTTATCAGAGACAGAATTTGGGGCTAAACAGACACTTGCATGACTCTCTGTGGCAATTCTTGTATAATAAAGCAAGGAAGTTTGAATAAATATATTACTGAATTGAAAATGTGACCATAGTATCCAGACTTGGTGCCTTTTTTGTCATATTACAAAAAcgaaaaacccacacaaaacaacaacaacaacaaaaaagcccaaaccaaacTCTTAGTGTTCCTCTCTTCCTGCATGAATCTGTGTCAGAAGTAAAGAAAATGAGCTCATTGGTGATTGTAATGATTCCTCTCTAAGTGTTCATAAAATGAAAGGTGAGTTGAAATTCCCTTAGCAAACTTAGTATTTGTACAACACAGTCTTTAACTTCAGTGTCCTCTTAGGACATTTAGGTACCAAAAGCATAGTCTGTCTTGAAGGATTATCTTTACTACAGTTAagagaagttaaaaataaagacattaaatgtgaaatttgtgagcatgtgtgtgtttgtgtacatGCCCATGAAACAGACTGGAGAAACACAAGTACTTAAGTAATTTGCATCTGAAATAAAGCATGCAAATGACAAGTCACTGCAAACAAAGACATTCTACTGAGTGTAAAGATTACATTCaaaaaacagcatttcattttaGTGGCATAACTATATCTGTAAACTACTGAGTAGTACTCTCAACTGTAAAGATAAGggattaaaattatatttttagtagtTGACTTGAGAATGGAGGTGAAAACTCCAATCAACTTTGTAAATGTAATCAAGAAATGAGTTCAGTATATTCTTGTAGAGTGTTTgagtttttctttaatgtttatCTCTTTCCCTTAGAGAAATGTGAAGCCTATGATGTGATGTTGAGGCAAAGTCTTGTGCCTGATGGGCAGCCTCTTGCTATTAAATGTTCACTGGAAAAGAGCTTGAAAAATGGAGACTACAACTTAACGTGGTATAAAGTTGGTAACCAGACAGCTGTGCCTAGAGACAAACTGTCTAGAGTTCATCAGCAGAAGAATTTAATTTGGTTTCTTCCTGCAATGTTAGAAGATTCTGGAGATTATGAATGTGTCATAAGgtgaaagttaaaaaaaaatatatttttacagacATGAGTTGCAAAGTGAGTACCTTTTAGAAAGCAAGTAAATTTTTGAGGGTAAGATAAATACTAATGAGGAAGAGGGAATGCAGCTACAAAAACTAACTTTGGGGAAATTGTCtagttttggggtgtttttcctTGTAGGCAAAAGTAAATCTGTTGGagaaactgtaaatatttttccatctctttcatCTCCAAAAAGAATGCCATACATTTTTGACCTGGAAATGATGCTAAATAGGTTAATTTATTTGTGTTCTATTAATTGCAGGAATTCGACAAGCTGGAAGAAAATGTGTACAAAAGTAACAGTATTTAAGAGGATTGATGGTTTATgcttaaatgaaaaatttgcTGTAGAGGAGGTGATATTCACATCATACTCTGCAAAGATTGTGTGTCCCCACTTGGATTAtttcaggaaagagaagaaTATTCAGCCTGTTCGTTGGTATAAGGTGAGAACATGGTGTTTTTGTTCTGTCTTACAGGTGTCCattatttgtaataaaaatgtGGGGTCTTTGAGAATTGGAGCAGAAGAACTACAGATTTACTGTAAATtggagaaaaatgcttttaaaacaaattggAAGAGGATGAAGACTTTCTGTCTTTTAAAGGTGTTTTTGATTATCAGGCCAGAATTTCAGCTGAGCTGTAGGAGTGATGCTGACCCACGTACCCACAAGGTGGCATCTGTTCACCTGCCAGGGAAACACGGGCTTGTGTGGAAACAGATTTACTATGGTTTATCCTTTAGGTGCTCAATACTGTCCTGTCCCATTATTCTATTTCAAGTTGCTCACACtcttttaaagactttttctGTTACAAGAATGTAATGCCTTCTGTCAGATTCCTGTCTCAGGCTCTTGCAGTCCATATGGTACTAGTAGTATTGAGGCTCTGTAAAAAATAAAGTCTAATTATTGGGTGGGGTTTCATTGATGAATACTCTTGCAAACACTGACAACCCACATTTTACTTTCTTATTTCTCTAATATCAACAGTTGTTTTCCAAAGGGGATGAACCTGGGGtgtctttaaattaaaatctcagCTGAAGTGAAGTGTGCATTTCTTTATATTCCACTGTACTCGCTCTtcctcagcctctgcagggtGTCCATCCTTATGCTGTGGTCCATTGAAACTTCAGATTGTATCAAAGAGAGACAAACCATGGAAACATGCAGAGACATGAATTAATAGAGGTCTTTACACACTTTTAGGActgccagctgctggaaggaaaaaggtTTACCCTTTCAAACAGTGACCTTATAATTTTCAATGTGACTGTACATGATCGAGGGAACTATACGTGTGAAACAACATATACCTACAATGGGAAACAGTATAACATTTCACGAGATGTCAGTCTGGTTGTAGAAGGTAAGTAAACAATTTCACTGTGTTTGTATTCATAACAATGCCAAATTTTTGTTGCAAATTTCTAAAGACTAAAGTGGGAAGACCTAATTTGTGGATGGACATGCCTAGGACTACTTTTTTTCACCTAAATGTGCAGTAATGACTACCTGAGATATGGTACTTTCAGTGTTGAGTGATAATTTGTTATAAAATGCCTGACAACCTGGTCTTTAGTAGGAGGGGTGTTTTTAGGTTGTACTTGCATTATAGAGCATAAGACAGACTGCAACTGCCCCTGGTTTTCTAAAAAGCACTTTCTTTCTTTGGTTAGTGACCCCACCAAACAAGCCTCCAGAAATAACTTACCCAAGAAACAACTCCATTGAAGTGGAACTCGGTAAGCAATTTTCTCTAGAGAAAATATGAATTTGTATCCTAGTCAAAATGTATTCTCAAGGAGTGTCCTATTCTATGCGtttttaatcttcatttttttaaaaaaactagtTCAGTGACCAGATCAGTTTCTCTCTGTTGATCTTCCAAAGGAAGAGTGAGGAgtgagagggaaagaaaagacgCATGTTGCTTACAAAGTCCTAAAGAACTTTCCCAGATGCAAGGAAAATTGTAGGAACTCAAGTGATTATCTGTTACACCTTTTGCTTTCTGTCACTCTGGATGTGATTCTAAGAACAGGTTCATCTTGAATCTGCAGGCAAAATGATGCCCCAAGGGGAGCATCTTCCTGGATTCAGCTTCCTCCATCCCACCGTTCTCTTTCTGACCTGCAGATTGCTGAGAATATAGACTCTCTGTTAGAGTAACTTTTCTGAAAGGGTTTAATATCATCCTTAGCTGATGTGCGTGTGTGAATCTATGAACAGGATTGTGTAGACTTTAATTAGGTAATGGAAATTAACTCTTTACTTTGTAACACAATTTTATAGGCTCACAGGTTACTGTGGATTGCAATACAACAGGTGCTGATGGGTATGAGGTGTACTGGACAGGCAACGGTGTATATATTGATGTATTTTATATGAGCAGAATTTTTGCAAGTCCCTATGAGTAAGTATATTTTCAGAATAGAAAATACTGTGTTGGCAGCCAAAGTGGAACTTTCTCCCTTtgacatgaaaatatttagtaACATTTTTCCCTTGCTTTAAATAGCATTCTTAAAAACTCTAATGCTTGCTTTCTCCAACTAACTTCCTGCTTTGAAATAGAAACTTTAAACATAGTAGGCACATGGGCTTCACATGTGATTGTGTGTTTCTTGCTCGTTGTAAAAAATCAGTCTGAATTTCCAATGCTGGGAAAAGGTGTTTTGTTACAGTAATTGTAATACAGTTTCTTTTGAGCAAGCTCTGGCCTGGCAGAGACCTCTTTTGGTCGGATCAGGCATGTTCAAGTGTATGATCTTGAGACTgtctctttcttctctgttccACATCTGCCTCTCTGAAAGGTTGCAAGAGGGCAAATATAGAGGAAAAATTGAGATCTCTAGGTTTGAGAGCATTAAGTTAGAGAAATTTAACTGTGATCAACTGAAGAGCTAGTGAAAGACTTTATTGAGGGCATTTGTACTGCATAGGGGTtaggagagaaaagggagacAGATTTCCAGTGATGAGCTGGGTTTTGGGAGGATTTGGACTGAGTAAAGCATGTGAAGGGCAAATGGGAGATAAGGTGATGGTGTAAAACAGATTAAATGGAATTAGaagaagagaaattataccTGACTGGAAAAACCGGCTCAAATTGGAGCAAGAGGCAGCCTGTAATTTTCTCAGACATTACAGGTTTTGAACTAAAAATTTCAGGGTTGTTTGTCAGCCCTAATGGTGGCACTGTGAATAAAAAAATGTGATAATTTTTGTAAATTCTGGAGTACTGTCTAGGACCaaaaaaacagtgaagaaaagagaatgatGTCTGCAAAGTAAGAATATAGTTGCAAGAAATAAGTTTTCATCATAAAACAAAGGGAGAAATAAAATCCTGGCTTATTTACATGCTCACCAAGAGAAAACACTATGCAAAAGTTATATATCATGCTGTTATAAAGAATTGTAGTGCCATAAACAATTTGGCCACAATGCAGCAACACATGGCCACTGAATTGATATTGCAAAAGCAGTGTTAATTTTTGTACTTCCCAGCACTTACATGGTCATCTTTGATCACTTGCATTAGTGATGTTGGTTAATTCATTCCCTAAATGTCGTATCCTGTTGTGAAATATCTATGTCCATCTACTCTCACAGGGGTTGGGAAGCCCATAACAAGAGTTTATTTAGGTTTGTAAGTTATTTTTGAACTTCCAGCTGTAGAAACCTTACATTCCTTTGGGGAACCACAGCTGCAGATAAGATAATCTCTCGATGTCTTGATGCTTTCCAATGCATATGCTAAATGTCAGTACGAGGAGAGGTCTGActgtttgggtttctttcatATTATGTAGTTGTTCATCTGTTGTGAAGTGTTGACATTTGCAGAAGGAAATAACCACTGTTGTGCTGCAGATGTTAGAGATGAAACCATTCCTGAAAGGGCTGTGGTTTTATGGTTCTATCCGTCACCTTTTGGACAGGGAAGAAACTTCTTACGATGGGCGGCCTATGCATTCTGTAAAGCTAATAATTTCAGAAGTGAGCAGTGAAGATTATGAACAGCCTTTTGTCTGTCAAGCTTCAAATGCCTTTGGACAAGTTGCATCCTATATTATATTAAAACACAGAGGTGAGAAATACTATTATTTTTGAGGTCTGTGATTATCTATACTTCCCCAGAAGGTGTTTCAATACCAAATTATCATGTATCAtgttgaaagaaaacagatgtaTTACAGTTTGCAGTATGCATGTACCTTTGCATAGGGAAGAAATCACTATAgaattgtatttattattactgAAGAAACAAGGTAAACAGGAATGAAAAATGTAATGTTCAAATTTGTATTGAATTTATGTGAAAGATCAGATTGGGATaaatacaacattttaaaaaaatttcttatatttttgtGCAGTTCCTGACATACGAAGATGGCTGACTGCAGGGCTTGTCTCTTTGTTAgtgttaacatttttttctttaataatctACAAGATTTTCAAGATTGATTTGGTGCTTTGGTATCGTAACTCTGTCTCTGCCCTTACAAGTAAGGAAGGTATGTGAGTGTAACCAGGTATGAAAGTGTAATCAgcctattgatttttttcactcaCCATTACTTCCTAGAAATAATGGGATTATTTAGTACAATGTATGTACAACTTCCATAAGGAATTTTCAGGTATGCACAAAGACATtttgtgcaggtttttttcagtcatatgggtaaaatataaaattatactTGAAGTAATAAAAACTGTGTAATATTGAAGGTAATCATAGTGAGATGCACCAAAAGAGCTACAGGTTATTCCAAAATGAGCATgttgttttttgctttcctgcagTTTCTTTACATGTAGATTTATGGTCACTCTGATGATGAACAATAGGTGTCAGCAGAGCTACATCCTGTAAACTGGATATTTAAGGATGTGcactaaatatttattttgaaaatcagaCTTATTTTTCagacttgttttttttaatattgcaaTTTCTTTCTGTTACCCTCGCTTTCCTTCTAAATCCTGTCAATTTTAAAGTCTTGACATATCAAAGAGAAAATTTGCTGCTAGTTCTGTGTTCTGGGATTCTTCTAATGTGTTTTGGTTTAATGCACTGTAGGCAAATATATTGGACAGGTgtgaaaaatttgaaatattgtGGATATATATCATGTCACTTCTCAGAATCAGACTATGTGAAGTTCCCCATGGCTTGAAAGTGAATGGATTACATATATTAAGATAGTTAATGTTTACTCATGGCTGTCCTGAATGTTTTCATGAAAACGTAAAAGTAGTTTCAACTCCTGGTCAAAAATTGAGTTTTACTATGACACTGTAATAGAGttctaattaaaaggaaaacaaaatcaaaaattttaacTTGTTGAGTTAGATCTGATTTTGGCTTAACTCTTTCAGTCCTGCTTGCTACGCAGCCTTAACTCTCAAAACCTCAGAAGCCTTCTGGCCTTTTCTTCTACCTGGGGAAAGGTCTCCCAGGATTATTACAAGAAAGAATTGtcttttttccaccttctcttGTGGTTAGTCAGAAGTGGAGATAACTGCTATTAAGTTTCTTTCAGGAGAGGTGGTCCTGTGAGAGGGTACTTCCTCAATGtcctggcacctctgtggttGGGAGCTCCTTTCTGCAGGTCCTAGGTCCTTCATCCAGCTTATTTGGTGACTCCTCTATCCCCAGGATGGGAAAGGAAGTCAGACTCTGTGGCTGATC is part of the Prinia subflava isolate CZ2003 ecotype Zambia chromosome 3, Cam_Psub_1.2, whole genome shotgun sequence genome and harbors:
- the LOC134548151 gene encoding interleukin-1 receptor type 1-like isoform X6, translating into MWTAWLGKGRNLAVYHGRIWNSTSWKKMCTKVTVFKRIDGLCLNEKFAVEEVIFTSYSAKIVCPHLDYFRKEKNIQPVRWYKDCQLLEGKRFTLSNSDLIIFNVTVHDRGNYTCETTYTYNGKQYNISRDVSLVVEVTPPNKPPEITYPRNNSIEVELGSQVTVDCNTTGADGYEVYWTGNGVYIDVFYMSRIFASPYEEETSYDGRPMHSVKLIISEVSSEDYEQPFVCQASNAFGQVASYIILKHRVPDIRRWLTAGLVSLLVLTFFSLIIYKIFKIDLVLWYRNSVSALTSKEDGKIYDAYVLYTKSSEGRSTCCLETFVSRILPDVLEKQCGYKLFILGRDDLPGEAVVSVADETLMQSRRLMIILGSETSRCCLLEDTSEQQLAMYNALIRDGIQVILIEMGEIQDYTSMPESIRYIKQKHGAIQWKGDFTEKSCSAKTRFWKNVRYQMPSRKKVPYSEVHLLHLTSNSSAAKGS
- the LOC134548151 gene encoding interleukin-1 receptor-like 2 isoform X3; this translates as MAEYEKCEAYDVMLRQSLVPDGQPLAIKCSLEKSLKNGDYNLTWYKVGNQTAVPRDKLSRVHQQKNLIWFLPAMLEDSGDYECVIRNSTSWKKMCTKVTVFKRIDGLCLNEKFAVEEVIFTSYSAKIVCPHLDYFRKEKNIQPVRWYKDCQLLEGKRFTLSNSDLIIFNVTVHDRGNYTCETTYTYNGKQYNISRDVSLVVEVTPPNKPPEITYPRNNSIEVELGSQVTVDCNTTGADGYEVYWTGNGVYIDVFYMSRIFASPYEEETSYDGRPMHSVKLIISEVSSEDYEQPFVCQASNAFGQVASYIILKHRVPDIRRWLTAGLVSLLVLTFFSLIIYKIFKIDLVLWYRNSVSALTSKEDGKIYDAYVLYTKSSEGRSTCCLETFVSRILPDVLEKQCGYKLFILGRDDLPGEAVVSVADETLMQSRRLMIILGSETSRCCLLEDTSEQQLAMYNALIRDGIQVILIEMGEIQDYTSMPESIRYIKQKHGAIQWKGDFTEKSCSAKTRFWKNVRYQMPSRKKVPYSEVHLLHLTSNSSAAKGS
- the LOC134548151 gene encoding interleukin-1 receptor-like 2 isoform X2 encodes the protein MAGKRQKFSCVSWQNMGNITAKTLFSCNIATAFLSLIIAKKCEAYDVMLRQSLVPDGQPLAIKCSLEKSLKNGDYNLTWYKVGNQTAVPRDKLSRVHQQKNLIWFLPAMLEDSGDYECVIRNSTSWKKMCTKVTVFKRIDGLCLNEKFAVEEVIFTSYSAKIVCPHLDYFRKEKNIQPVRWYKDCQLLEGKRFTLSNSDLIIFNVTVHDRGNYTCETTYTYNGKQYNISRDVSLVVEVTPPNKPPEITYPRNNSIEVELGSQVTVDCNTTGADGYEVYWTGNGVYIDVFYMSRIFASPYEEETSYDGRPMHSVKLIISEVSSEDYEQPFVCQASNAFGQVASYIILKHRVPDIRRWLTAGLVSLLVLTFFSLIIYKIFKIDLVLWYRNSVSALTSKEDGKIYDAYVLYTKSSEGRSTCCLETFVSRILPDVLEKQCGYKLFILGRDDLPGEAVVSVADETLMQSRRLMIILGSETSRCCLLEDTSEQQLAMYNALIRDGIQVILIEMGEIQDYTSMPESIRYIKQKHGAIQWKGDFTEKSCSAKTRFWKNVRYQMPSRKKVPYSEVHLLHLTSNSSAAKGS
- the LOC134548151 gene encoding interleukin-1 receptor type 1-like isoform X4; the protein is MAGKRQKFSCVSWQNMQGNITAKTLFSCNIATAFLSLIIAKKCEAYDVMLRQSLVPDGQPLAIKCSLEKSLKNGDYNLTWYKVGNQTAVPRDKLSRVHQQKNLIWFLPAMLEDSGDYECVIRNSTSWKKMCTKVTVFKRIDGLCLNEKFAVEEVIFTSYSAKIVCPHLDYFRKEKNIQPVRWYKDCQLLEGKRFTLSNSDLIIFNVTVHDRGNYTCETTYTYNGKQYNISRDVSLVVEVTPPNKPPEITYPRNNSIEVELGSQVTVDCNTTGADGYEVYWTGNGVYIDVFYMSRIFASPYEEETSYDGRPMHSVKLIISEVSSEDYEQPFVCQASNAFGQVASYIILKHRDGKIYDAYVLYTKSSEGRSTCCLETFVSRILPDVLEKQCGYKLFILGRDDLPGEAVVSVADETLMQSRRLMIILGSETSRCCLLEDTSEQQLAMYNALIRDGIQVILIEMGEIQDYTSMPESIRYIKQKHGAIQWKGDFTEKSCSAKTRFWKNVRYQMPSRKKVPYSEVHLLHLTSNSSAAKGS
- the LOC134548151 gene encoding interleukin-1 receptor-like 2 isoform X1, whose amino-acid sequence is MAGKRQKFSCVSWQNMQGNITAKTLFSCNIATAFLSLIIAKKCEAYDVMLRQSLVPDGQPLAIKCSLEKSLKNGDYNLTWYKVGNQTAVPRDKLSRVHQQKNLIWFLPAMLEDSGDYECVIRNSTSWKKMCTKVTVFKRIDGLCLNEKFAVEEVIFTSYSAKIVCPHLDYFRKEKNIQPVRWYKDCQLLEGKRFTLSNSDLIIFNVTVHDRGNYTCETTYTYNGKQYNISRDVSLVVEVTPPNKPPEITYPRNNSIEVELGSQVTVDCNTTGADGYEVYWTGNGVYIDVFYMSRIFASPYEEETSYDGRPMHSVKLIISEVSSEDYEQPFVCQASNAFGQVASYIILKHRVPDIRRWLTAGLVSLLVLTFFSLIIYKIFKIDLVLWYRNSVSALTSKEDGKIYDAYVLYTKSSEGRSTCCLETFVSRILPDVLEKQCGYKLFILGRDDLPGEAVVSVADETLMQSRRLMIILGSETSRCCLLEDTSEQQLAMYNALIRDGIQVILIEMGEIQDYTSMPESIRYIKQKHGAIQWKGDFTEKSCSAKTRFWKNVRYQMPSRKKVPYSEVHLLHLTSNSSAAKGS